The Neofelis nebulosa isolate mNeoNeb1 chromosome 1, mNeoNeb1.pri, whole genome shotgun sequence sequence ctatttttgtcgactataaaaagtaaaggaaaaatcagctgcttttctccttctgaaacaattttttttacaatacTTCAAATCCCTGTCTTAAAGAATGTGTTAACTGTGTAATTAAACTGTCTGACTTGTCATCTAAAAGTAAGAGTTTGCAAGCAAAATGCTATTTAGATAAGCTGTGGCAGCTTAAGTAATGCTTACATTTAAAAACCTATCTCCCTCTGAATTGCTGAAATAGTGTTTAAACTCTCTATAGCCAGATGACGTGTACTACTGTGGAATAAAGTATATCAAAGATGATGTCATCTTAAACGAGCCTTCTGCAGATGCCCCGGCTGCTCGCTACCAGACAATTGAGGAAAACATTAAGATCTTTGAGGAAGATGAGGTTGAATTCATCAGTGTGCCTGTCCCAGAATTTGCAGATAGTGATCCTGCCAACATTGTTCATGATTTTAACAAGGTGAGTCAGGTGTCTAGAACTGTAAAAAGAATGCACGTTCTTTAATTTGTGctttttgcagttttaatttcagtattttctgatttattctatttagagtttactttttacttaaaaagaaaatggacttgGGTTTCTTCTTCCCTACAAAATGCCCTAACATTTGATGGATTTCTTTATCTGAAGCCGACCCTCAATGGACTTGGCCTTCTTCCATGTTAACTTTTCTTCCCATGGCTGTGTTTACCTTATGGCTGCTTCTCCTTTGCTAGTAAATTGCTATTTCTTATGTGCTCTCATTTTCTTAGATAAGAGGTGATTCACGCTCCCATTTCTGTGTAGCATTTTCCAATATTAGTAATCTTACTTCTGTAtcattttattaatctatttttaagttctcattttacatttcccCCTAGTTTTGAATATTGTTATGCAATACAAAAAAGGTGAAGTGAGAATACAGTGACTATCCCAGATCCTCCAcctatttccaaaattttatcacattttcttaatttcttttctcacatttGACACTTGACCCCTAGACACTTGAGCTGTTGTCTCTTGTACATAACGTCTACATAACCATATCATTTATTACCTCTAAGAAAGTGAACATGATAATATGGTATTATTTAATATCTAGTTAATAGTTATATTCccccaataatttttttcccaagaattttttgttttcttaaaaaatttggAAGTTTACCTATTATCTGTGGATTTTGCATCTCTGTATAGTTTGCCAGTTTGAACATTCAGGCATGTCACTGAATTGagctttgcaaatatttcatgCCTAATAAATACAACTGATAAGTGTTTATAAAGTAGTTTGAGAAATTACATATCTTCAAGGTAATAAGCCTATCCAAagcaaatagtaaataataaCTAACACTGAGCTCGTAGAAATCAAAGTGTTTACATGATTTAATTGAACTCCTGTTAATCCTCAAAACCATCCCATGAGATAATCCTTCTCAACCACAGTCTCATCTGAACCACAAGAACACGGAAAACCATTTAACTGACTGTTATTTCAGTTTCTCTAAGGATGGTAGTAACTAGTAGTATTCTAGATGCATAGGACAGAAGTTAATTCTTACATGTAATGGATGGATACCTTGGAGGGCATTGGGGTTTActacatgtgaggaaactgatTATATCCCTTAATCAGATGATAAGgctattaattttaatagttttttgttAATCACTTATAGAAACAAACCCCTGATAAGAATTTTGTTTACTAGTAGTgataatttttcctctttcaataCTACCTTCTGTTCCTATCCCACCAAATACTTCATTTGTTGAAATGCAAGTGATGTACACATTCTAAAGCCAACCCATTTTAATGGTacaaattattcttaaaaatcaGTTGCTATGTTACAAATATTAATCTAatgaaaatttatctttttctttccagaaactcACAGCCTATTTAGATCTTAATCTGGATAAGTGCTATGTGATTCCATTGAATACTTCCATTGTTATGCCACCCAGAAACCTACTGGAGTTACTTATTAATATAAAGGTATGAAATGTTCAGATATTTCTTATTAATAATGCTGTTATCTTAGAATTCATGGTTGAGATATTAACCCTGTAAGTGCCCATCTTACTGGAAATACAGCCAAGAATTTTATAAAGAGGAATTAAGATgtgtggttttgggttttttcctttttatattttgaaataaaatataatttcttaaatcATATCTTTGTTTTCCTAATGGGCCAGATAATCAGTAATAGACTTTTAGGAAGTACGATCTGTGTTGCAAACTATTCAACTCATAGACAATATGTAAGCAAATAGGCATGATTGTActgcaataaaactttatttgtaaaaacagaTGGTGGGAAGTAGTTTGCAAACCTCTGTTGCacacatttcctcatctgttcaaTGTATGTTTTGAGGTATTCAtagaatttattttccaaatgtagGCTGGAACCTATTTGCCTCAGTCGTATCTGATTCATGAACACATGGTTATCACCGATCGCATTGAAAACGTTGATCACCTGGGTTTCTTTATTTACCGACTGTGCCATGACAAGGAAACTTACAAACTGCAACGCAGAGAAACCATCAAAGGTAATACTTTTTACTGTGCTTGCAGCAAAGTTTGTTTTACTTCGTTGTGTTGAACCTAGATTTAGATGTAGGCTGATATTGTTATCATATGCTTCCACGAGTGAGAAAGTAAAACTATATTGTATCACTATATAGTATTTCTAAATTCCCAGAGAATCACCTAAATTCTAAATTCACTCTTCTCAGATAGAATAGGTGAATGTGAAATGTCAGTGCCTTGAGATGTTGTCAGCTCACGTTCCATGTAGTCACCCAGTCCAGCCTTCCATCCCGCCACTTTGGTTCAGTGACATTGTGTGAGAGTTCTTATCCAGAAGGTCTCTAGAGGAGCTCTTCAGGTGTGTGCTCAGGGATCTGGATTCTAAACAGAGAGTTTGCCTTTTGGATCACGTTGAAGATAATCATAGTCAGGTTAGTTAGAAGGGAATTTGGCTAAAGAATTAAGAGCATTGACAGAAGTAATGTGGCTTTGCCAAAtcatttagccttttttttttttaaacctgaaaaaCAAGAGTGACAGTATCTCCCCCTTTCCTTTCAAgatctttgtaaaaataaaatgaaagtacatGTGACAAAGCTGTAGAAAGTAAGAAGTGCCACTTGAATCACTGTGGTGTGATTTCTTTGGAATTGTGGCACCTAGTAAAAGTGCTTTCCTGGCTTTTTGTTAGCACCTTAATAATGTTCTCTCACCTTGGATGATGAGTCACCTGAAACCTGCTtgatttcttacattttaaaattatctttctagctgatattttttttaaaaagccagactTACACGTATAATGAAATACACCCTCTTTAGTGTGCACGTCTGAGTTTCAACAAatcaccaccacagtcaagatatagaacatttccactaCAAAGTCATAAATTTATGTGCGGCATTATCATTGTTAATAAGATCTGTGAAGATACTTAGTTCAGACGAGAGAGACAGATTATTTTCTCCAGTGTTAAAAAATCAAACCATAGAAGTTCATGGAATAGAGTATAATATTTctgtatatgtaaataataacTATGAAGATTAATATGAATTACTAAAgaaccagaaatttaaaaacttttccctCCAAACAGGTATTCAGAAACGTGAAGTCAGCAATTGTGTTACAATTCggcattttgaaaacaaatttgctGTGGAAACTGTAATTTGTCCTTGAACAGTCAAGaaaaacatgggagaaaaatTTAATATTGCATCATAACCCCACCCTTTGTATTTTGTgcagtgattattttttaagatcttCTTTCATGTAAGTAGCAAACAGGGCTTCACTATCTTTTCATCTCATTAATTCAATTAAaaccattactttaaaaaaatcttttcttctttccaagtgTGGTGTCTTTTATCTTGAATTAGTAGTTGTATGAAGTCATAGATAATAATACACCATAGATCTTATGTGTTAGGaagaatttaaatttctttaaatcatttatccagatttttatgtttgaattatgcattttccagaggaggggttatctaaagaaaaatcatatatatgcatacgtTAGAATGGACCACAGTGACTTATTAGTAGTTGTTAGCTGCCCTGCTACTTAGTTTGTTAGAGCATTTGAgcacacattttaattttcctctaatTAAAATGTGCAGTATTTTCAGTGTCATATTTAACTATTTAGAGTATGATTTCCACCTTGATGTTTTAATATCCTAGACATCTGCtgtaataatattttagaaaatgtttggaatttaagaaataacttgTGTTACTAATTTGTATAACCCATATCTGTGCAATGGAATATAAATATCACAAAGTTGTTTGACTAAAAGACTGTGTGTTGTTTTTCCCCTATAACAAAACCAAAGAGTAATTTGGTTCTTTATATCTTAAGGTAATCTATGTAAAGGAAGAAAGTATCTCTTAAAAATTCAGTTCGCTACATATAGTgggtaaaaatacagatttttaaaaaataaacttttaaactaACTAAGGTACACTCTTTGTGGGTACTATTGAAGTAACGTCTAAGACTCAACCTTGAGCGATGTTGTGTAGTACATTTTAAACTAATGCTTTTGTAGTTAATGGAGGGGCTATTATTAAACCTAAGGCttccaagaagcataaaatatactGCTTTTCTGTGAATGCTTCCCTCCCTCACAAATGGAGCATTTCGAGTTACAGAGGTGATTCTCTTCTATTTCCAAGGTTACTTCCTATCTGAAATAATTCAGAATCCATCACCATTTTAAATATCTAAGAGTAATTTCTCTGTAAAtccctaagaaaaaaatttcagttcTGAATCTAAGAAGTCAAAATTTTTAGTTTCACAGAAATCCATAAATGATCTGGTCTAGGAACCAGTTCTAGTCCAAAAAGATACCATTTGATTTTTGGCTCTTAGTTTTATTTCAGTAGTACTGTAGGAACTTTAGGCTGGCTAGTAAGATATGCAGAGATTGagaatttattttagaagaaaatatattctgatgaaatgagaattgtttttttcctaccttccaggctctaaaatttcatgt is a genomic window containing:
- the ITM2B gene encoding integral membrane protein 2B, with the protein product MVKVTFNSALAQKEAKKDDPKCGEEALIIPPDAVAVDCKDPDEVVPVGQRRAWCWCMCFGLAFMLAGVILGGAYLYKYFALQPDDVYYCGIKYIKDDVILNEPSADAPAARYQTIEENIKIFEEDEVEFISVPVPEFADSDPANIVHDFNKKLTAYLDLNLDKCYVIPLNTSIVMPPRNLLELLINIKAGTYLPQSYLIHEHMVITDRIENVDHLGFFIYRLCHDKETYKLQRRETIKGIQKREVSNCVTIRHFENKFAVETVICP